Within the Synergistales bacterium genome, the region ACCGGCTTCGCCGAAAAGCACCTCTCCTGACGGAAGCGGCGGCCGCCGGAACCACCGAAGCTCCGCATCGCAGCAGGCCGGGGCCCCGCGCCCCGGCCTGCGCTGTCGCGCCCCCCGGCGGGTGGGAGTATTACAGGAGACAGCGGCTTGTCTGTGTGTTTTTCGAGAGTGCTACGAAAGAGTGGGGGTTCTTAGAAAGGGGCAGACGGCGAGCGCTCGTTGAGCGGCTGGATGGCGGCGAGTTCGTCTCGTTCCCTGAGGCGCGCCTGGTAGAGGTCCCAGCGCTGCTGCAGGTTGAGCCAGAATCCCTCTGACATGCCGAGGTACCGCGCCAGGCGGAGCGCCGTTTCGGGCGTGATGCCCCGTCTCATATTGACGATCTCGTTGACCCGCTGGTAGGGGACACGGATCCCCTGCGCCAGCTGCCGCTGCGAGATCCCCAGCGGTATCAGAAACTCCTGGCGGAGCATGTCGCCGGGATGGGTGGGTGGTCTCTCTTCCGGAATCCGGCCCATTGACGTTTCCTCCTTGCGGTTCATTTGTAGTGGTCGTCAATCTCTGTCTCTTCGACCGGTAGCGTGTCCCCGAGAGGGGAGATC harbors:
- a CDS encoding HigA family addiction module antidote protein, which gives rise to MGRIPEERPPTHPGDMLRQEFLIPLGISQRQLAQGIRVPYQRVNEIVNMRRGITPETALRLARYLGMSEGFWLNLQQRWDLYQARLRERDELAAIQPLNERSPSAPF